In the genome of Christensenella timonensis, one region contains:
- a CDS encoding M50 family metallopeptidase: MQIFLSIIITLLVLTGLVVAHEFGHYIVAKKNGIKVTEFAIGFGPKLVKWYRNGTEFSIRPFFIGGFNKFADDEEKDPEPGDFRAASLKSRFLTIIAGPAMNIIVAVILSTVILMTAGDFQINPNPQFSVQVQETVQGSPAETSGILPGDVVKSMNGVEIHDNASWNEAINADSGEKRSIVLLRDGQEIELEVPFSGTSEDGSKLIGMNVQAEPVKYHFFEAVGMSFQWLFLMVGQMFTALGQLFFMGQGIENMAGIVGVVQIVGQVIPYGLVSILTLSALLSVNLAIINLLPIPALDGGKIVLYAVEGIRKKPAPLKVEGILNLIGMVLVFGLAIFLVFQDVSRMVM, encoded by the coding sequence TTGCAGATATTTCTTAGTATTATCATTACGCTGCTGGTACTGACGGGACTTGTGGTCGCGCACGAGTTTGGGCACTATATTGTGGCGAAGAAAAACGGGATCAAAGTGACCGAGTTTGCGATCGGGTTTGGGCCTAAGCTGGTCAAGTGGTATAGAAACGGGACGGAATTTTCGATCCGGCCGTTTTTTATCGGCGGGTTCAACAAATTCGCCGATGATGAGGAAAAAGACCCGGAACCGGGGGATTTTCGTGCGGCTTCGCTGAAAAGCCGTTTCCTGACGATCATTGCCGGCCCGGCAATGAATATCATCGTAGCGGTCATCTTATCTACTGTGATTTTGATGACGGCCGGGGATTTCCAAATCAATCCGAATCCGCAGTTCAGCGTGCAGGTGCAGGAAACAGTGCAGGGGTCGCCCGCGGAAACGAGCGGGATCCTGCCGGGCGACGTCGTCAAAAGTATGAATGGTGTGGAAATACACGATAATGCCAGTTGGAACGAAGCGATCAATGCGGACAGCGGAGAAAAAAGAAGCATCGTCCTCCTCCGTGACGGGCAGGAGATCGAACTGGAAGTACCGTTTTCGGGGACGAGTGAAGATGGCAGCAAGCTGATTGGGATGAATGTGCAGGCGGAGCCTGTGAAGTATCATTTTTTTGAGGCGGTCGGCATGAGCTTCCAATGGCTGTTTTTAATGGTGGGTCAAATGTTTACCGCGCTCGGCCAGTTGTTCTTTATGGGACAGGGAATCGAAAATATGGCGGGTATCGTCGGCGTGGTACAAATCGTCGGGCAGGTGATCCCGTATGGATTGGTGAGTATATTGACGCTTTCAGCGCTGTTGAGCGTGAACCTGGCAATCATTAACCTGCTGCCGATCCCGGCGCTGGACGGCGGCAAGATCGTATTATATGCGGTGGAAGGGATACGCAAGAAGCCTGCGCCCCTGAAAGTGGAAGGGATATTGAACCTGATCGGTATGGTGCTGGTCTTTGGACTGGCGATTTTCCTGGTATTCCAGGACGTTTCCAGGATGGTTATGTGA
- the ispG gene encoding flavodoxin-dependent (E)-4-hydroxy-3-methylbut-2-enyl-diphosphate synthase: protein MYGMKTKTVKIGGVNIGEGNKIAIQSMTNTDTKKVRETVAQILALEQAGCEIVRSAVYDEECARYIPKIKDQIHIPFVADVHFDANIAVAAIENGVDKIRINPGNIGNEKKVMRVVDAAKAAGIPIRVGANAGSLSKDMLDKFGGPTPEALVESALANIRILEKAGFDNIVVSIKSSSAPVCVKAYRGISKLVPYPLHLGVTEAGTYNSAVVKSAVGLGSLLLDGIGDTIRVSITGDPVQEVHAARDILKSCGLLQNSVEIISCPTCGRCTIDIEKIATSIERFTKDIKVPMKIAVMGCAVNGPGEAREADLGIAGGRGEGLLFAHGEVLRKVDEFDILPELRRMILELAEEREQSN, encoded by the coding sequence ATGTATGGGATGAAAACCAAAACGGTCAAAATCGGTGGTGTAAATATTGGCGAAGGCAACAAAATCGCGATCCAGTCTATGACGAATACCGATACCAAAAAGGTACGGGAAACGGTGGCGCAGATTTTGGCGCTGGAGCAGGCGGGGTGCGAGATCGTGCGCAGCGCGGTCTATGACGAGGAGTGCGCGCGGTATATTCCCAAGATCAAAGACCAGATACACATCCCGTTTGTGGCGGACGTTCATTTTGACGCCAATATCGCTGTAGCCGCCATTGAAAACGGTGTGGACAAGATACGCATCAACCCGGGAAATATCGGAAATGAAAAAAAGGTAATGCGGGTTGTGGATGCGGCCAAAGCGGCGGGCATACCGATCCGTGTGGGAGCGAACGCAGGATCGCTTTCCAAAGACATGCTGGATAAATTCGGCGGGCCAACGCCCGAAGCGCTGGTCGAGAGCGCGCTTGCCAATATCCGCATTTTAGAAAAGGCAGGATTCGATAATATCGTCGTATCGATCAAATCGTCAAGCGCGCCCGTTTGCGTGAAGGCATACCGCGGTATTTCCAAGCTTGTGCCGTATCCGCTCCACCTGGGTGTGACGGAAGCGGGGACATACAACAGCGCGGTCGTCAAATCAGCGGTCGGACTGGGGTCGTTGCTGCTCGACGGGATCGGCGATACGATCCGTGTATCGATCACCGGCGATCCGGTGCAAGAGGTACATGCGGCGCGTGACATCTTAAAGAGCTGCGGGCTCCTGCAAAACAGCGTGGAAATCATTTCCTGCCCCACGTGCGGCAGGTGTACGATCGATATCGAAAAAATCGCGACGAGCATAGAGCGTTTTACAAAAGATATCAAGGTTCCCATGAAGATCGCGGTCATGGGCTGTGCGGTCAATGGCCCGGGGGAAGCGCGGGAAGCCGATCTGGGAATCGCGGGCGGACGCGGCGAAGGACTGTTGTTCGCGCATGGCGAAGTTTTGCGGAAAGTGGATGAGTTCGATATTTTGCCTGAATTGCGGCGTATGATACTTGAGTTGGCAGAAGAGAGGGAGCAAAGCAATTGA
- a CDS encoding PolC-type DNA polymerase III has product MNAQIKNLAQILEKINSDARFGDAIRFDRVEYSEEQELLDVFFKTSKHLAPAHFLKLKKALAESCSTGLCILLDQSDFKQEFCDNKETLEKYIKDFIALTQPTVIPFIRSAAIRLKDNLLHIDFDSDMGEGVFLSMGVQEKVEAYLRGTYGIQGVVRTGVSQEAAGEYEPDEEIGRILAQQSKPETANVNKPLKPHPAVRPTGGNDDAPPWEDRPAAAPKKARAEGAAAPAFTTQICNLRADEKCTIEGEVVFTEDKELKDGELVKHKFVVCDYSASVTCFFLESSKYKTKLAAPKVGQWIVLSGMCTDDPYEHEKTIKAQRIERSSHKDREDTAEEKRVELHTHTQMSAQDGVSDVRKIIKRAAQWGHKAIAITDHGVVQAFPDAANAAKQNGIRVIYGVEAYMIDDSKKIYDSNEKKSFDEEYVVFDIETTGLSHINCDITEIGAVRVKNGEALDRFQTFVKPSKPIPPKIVSLTGITDDMVKDAPLPQEALLAFKQFCGEDCVLVAHNSAFDTKFIFHKSKEFGITYSNKVVDSLALCRLAFPKLKNHKLNTVAAHLRIPLDHHRAVNDAVCTAGIMLRCFEEFRKNDAQDMQDVNQLFAGQAGGKNARAYHTIILCKNKRGLRNLYKLISHAHLDHFYRKPRMPKSLIEEHREGIIIGSACEAGELYQALLAGASEKKLEEIAGFYDYLEIQPVGNNAFMVKQGILASEDDIRTCNRRIVELGKKLGKPVVATCDVHFLDPQDEYFRRIIFQVQGYDDTEQAPLYLRTTDEMLEEFAYLGEKTAYEVVVTNSNKIADMTEEIELFQAETAMPTIEGAAEKITELAFRTAKEKYGDPLPELIEARLKRELDSIVGHGFSVLYYSAHRLVKKSNEDGYLVGSRGSVGSSLAATMTGITEVNPLPPHYVCPNCKHSDFDVDKESYAVGVDLPDKDCPVCGTKYLKDGYDIPFEVFLGIDADKVPDIDLNFSGEYQPVAHKYTEVLFGEGHVFRAGTISAVKDKIAYGYVKKFLEQTGTYANEAEINRLVQGVSGVKKTTGQHPGGIVIVPSDREIYEFTPVQRPADAADAEWVTTHFDFNSMHDILIKLDILGHDVPTIIRLLQDMTGIDPLTIPLDDKPTMDLFSGLKPLKLKPADLLGIQTGTLGIPEFGTKFVRQMLMDTKPTSMAEIIRISGLSHGTDVWLGNAQDLIKAGTCTLREAICTRDDIMNYLVDKGVEKRMAFFIMEATRKGKIAKNGFSEDMQKALDDAHIAEWFIESCKKIKYMFPKAHAAAYVIMAYRIAYCKVHHPEAFYASYFTVRAGEFDASYVTGGLDDIKKNWQMLENKGKSATANEKNMATMLEVACEMYLRGIHFLPVDLKKSAVDKFLIEKGGIRLPFLSVPKLGGNAAAKIVEEREQADFLSIEDLRKRAKVSASVIEEMQKMGTLTGLTETNQLSLFDL; this is encoded by the coding sequence TTGAACGCGCAAATCAAAAACCTTGCACAAATCCTGGAAAAAATAAACAGTGATGCGCGTTTTGGCGACGCGATCCGTTTTGACCGCGTGGAATATTCGGAAGAACAGGAACTGCTGGATGTCTTTTTCAAGACTTCAAAGCATCTGGCGCCCGCGCATTTTTTAAAGCTCAAAAAAGCGCTTGCGGAATCGTGCAGCACAGGGCTGTGCATCCTGCTGGATCAATCGGATTTCAAACAGGAATTTTGCGATAACAAGGAGACCTTGGAAAAATATATCAAGGATTTTATAGCGCTGACGCAGCCTACGGTGATCCCCTTTATCCGCAGTGCGGCAATCAGGCTGAAAGATAACCTTCTGCATATCGATTTTGACAGCGATATGGGCGAAGGTGTTTTTTTGTCCATGGGCGTACAGGAGAAGGTAGAAGCCTACCTGCGCGGAACTTACGGGATACAGGGAGTCGTGCGTACCGGGGTTTCGCAGGAGGCCGCAGGAGAATATGAGCCGGATGAAGAGATCGGCAGGATCCTTGCGCAGCAAAGCAAGCCGGAAACAGCGAACGTAAACAAGCCTTTGAAACCACATCCGGCAGTGCGCCCAACGGGTGGGAACGATGATGCACCGCCGTGGGAGGACAGGCCCGCTGCGGCCCCTAAAAAGGCGCGTGCGGAGGGTGCGGCGGCACCGGCCTTTACCACACAGATATGCAACCTTCGCGCGGATGAAAAATGTACGATCGAAGGCGAAGTCGTTTTTACAGAGGATAAGGAGCTGAAAGACGGCGAGCTGGTAAAGCATAAATTCGTGGTGTGCGACTACAGCGCAAGCGTCACCTGCTTTTTCCTGGAAAGCAGTAAATACAAAACAAAGCTGGCCGCACCCAAGGTGGGTCAGTGGATCGTGCTATCCGGAATGTGCACGGACGATCCTTATGAGCATGAAAAGACGATCAAGGCTCAGAGGATCGAGCGTTCCAGCCACAAGGACAGGGAAGATACGGCCGAAGAAAAGCGCGTAGAGCTGCATACACATACCCAGATGTCGGCACAGGACGGCGTTTCCGACGTGCGCAAGATCATCAAGCGCGCGGCGCAGTGGGGGCACAAGGCGATCGCGATTACAGACCATGGCGTGGTGCAGGCTTTCCCGGATGCGGCGAATGCTGCCAAGCAAAACGGGATCCGCGTAATCTATGGCGTGGAAGCCTACATGATAGATGATTCCAAAAAGATATATGATTCCAACGAGAAAAAGAGTTTTGACGAGGAATATGTCGTTTTTGACATCGAAACGACAGGGCTTTCGCACATCAACTGCGACATTACCGAAATCGGTGCGGTGCGTGTGAAAAACGGAGAGGCGCTGGATCGGTTCCAGACTTTTGTGAAGCCGTCAAAGCCCATCCCGCCCAAGATCGTTTCCCTTACGGGGATCACGGACGATATGGTGAAGGATGCGCCGTTGCCGCAAGAAGCTCTTTTGGCGTTCAAACAGTTCTGCGGCGAAGACTGCGTGCTGGTGGCGCATAATTCGGCTTTCGATACGAAGTTTATTTTTCACAAATCCAAAGAATTTGGCATCACATACTCCAACAAAGTCGTGGATTCGCTTGCGCTGTGCCGGCTGGCGTTCCCAAAGCTCAAAAACCATAAACTGAACACGGTGGCCGCGCATTTGCGCATCCCGCTCGACCATCACCGGGCGGTAAACGATGCAGTTTGCACGGCGGGGATCATGCTGCGCTGTTTTGAAGAATTCCGCAAAAACGACGCACAGGATATGCAGGACGTAAACCAACTGTTTGCCGGACAGGCCGGCGGGAAAAACGCGAGGGCTTACCACACGATCATTTTGTGCAAAAACAAACGCGGCTTAAGGAATTTATACAAGCTGATCTCACATGCGCATTTGGATCATTTCTACAGGAAGCCGCGTATGCCCAAAAGCCTGATCGAAGAGCACAGGGAAGGGATCATCATCGGTTCCGCGTGCGAAGCGGGCGAACTTTACCAGGCGCTGCTTGCCGGGGCTTCGGAAAAAAAACTGGAGGAAATCGCAGGATTTTACGATTATCTGGAAATACAGCCGGTCGGTAACAATGCATTTATGGTCAAGCAGGGCATCCTTGCCAGCGAGGACGATATCAGGACGTGCAACCGCAGGATCGTCGAATTGGGTAAGAAGCTGGGTAAGCCGGTGGTGGCGACATGCGACGTCCATTTTTTAGACCCGCAGGACGAATATTTCAGGCGTATTATTTTCCAGGTGCAAGGATATGACGATACGGAGCAGGCGCCGCTTTATTTGCGTACGACGGACGAAATGCTGGAAGAATTCGCCTATCTTGGTGAAAAGACCGCATATGAGGTCGTTGTGACCAATTCCAACAAAATCGCGGATATGACGGAGGAGATCGAGCTGTTCCAGGCGGAAACGGCGATGCCGACCATCGAGGGCGCGGCGGAAAAGATCACGGAGCTTGCTTTTCGGACGGCAAAGGAAAAGTATGGGGATCCGCTGCCCGAGCTCATCGAGGCGAGATTGAAGCGCGAGCTGGATTCGATCGTCGGGCATGGGTTCTCCGTACTCTATTACAGTGCGCACAGGCTGGTCAAAAAGTCAAACGAAGATGGTTATCTGGTCGGCTCCAGGGGCTCTGTCGGCTCCAGCCTCGCGGCGACGATGACGGGGATCACGGAAGTAAACCCGCTGCCGCCGCACTACGTCTGCCCAAACTGCAAGCACTCGGATTTTGACGTTGACAAGGAAAGCTATGCCGTGGGCGTCGATCTTCCGGACAAGGATTGCCCGGTGTGCGGTACGAAGTATTTAAAAGACGGTTATGATATCCCGTTCGAGGTATTCCTGGGGATCGATGCGGACAAGGTGCCTGATATCGACCTCAATTTCTCCGGCGAATACCAGCCGGTCGCGCATAAGTACACGGAGGTATTGTTTGGGGAAGGGCATGTGTTCCGTGCGGGGACGATCAGCGCGGTTAAGGACAAGATCGCCTATGGCTATGTCAAAAAATTCCTTGAACAAACGGGAACGTATGCAAACGAAGCGGAGATCAACCGCCTGGTGCAGGGAGTTTCAGGCGTTAAAAAGACCACGGGGCAGCATCCGGGCGGGATCGTAATCGTCCCGTCGGACAGGGAAATCTATGAGTTTACGCCTGTGCAGCGTCCGGCAGACGCCGCGGATGCGGAATGGGTGACGACGCACTTTGACTTCAACTCCATGCATGATATCCTGATCAAGCTGGATATCCTGGGGCACGATGTTCCGACCATTATCAGGCTCCTGCAGGATATGACGGGCATCGACCCGCTGACGATCCCGCTGGACGACAAGCCGACGATGGATTTGTTTTCGGGACTCAAGCCGCTTAAGTTAAAGCCGGCAGACCTGCTCGGCATACAGACGGGGACGCTGGGCATCCCGGAGTTCGGCACGAAATTCGTGCGCCAGATGCTGATGGACACCAAACCCACAAGCATGGCGGAGATCATCCGTATCAGCGGACTTTCCCACGGCACGGACGTATGGCTGGGAAATGCGCAGGATTTGATCAAAGCGGGAACCTGTACCCTGCGCGAGGCGATATGTACCCGCGACGACATCATGAACTATCTGGTGGACAAGGGGGTGGAGAAGCGCATGGCTTTCTTCATCATGGAGGCGACCAGAAAAGGGAAGATCGCAAAAAACGGTTTTTCTGAGGACATGCAAAAAGCGCTGGATGATGCGCACATTGCGGAATGGTTTATCGAGTCCTGTAAGAAGATCAAGTATATGTTCCCCAAAGCGCACGCGGCGGCGTACGTGATCATGGCCTACCGTATTGCTTACTGCAAGGTACATCATCCGGAAGCGTTTTACGCTTCCTACTTTACGGTGCGCGCGGGCGAATTCGACGCTTCCTATGTAACGGGCGGGCTGGACGATATCAAGAAGAACTGGCAGATGCTTGAAAACAAAGGCAAAAGCGCAACGGCAAATGAAAAAAATATGGCGACGATGCTGGAAGTGGCCTGCGAAATGTATTTGCGCGGCATCCACTTTTTGCCTGTCGACCTGAAAAAATCCGCCGTGGATAAATTCCTGATCGAAAAGGGCGGGATCCGGCTGCCGTTCTTATCTGTGCCCAAGCTGGGCGGCAACGCGGCGGCAAAGATTGTGGAGGAGCGCGAGCAGGCGGATTTTCTTTCCATAGAAGACTTGCGGAAGCGTGCAAAAGTTTCTGCATCCGTGATAGAGGAAATGCAAAAAATGGGGACTTTGACGGGCCTCACGGAGACAAACCAGCTGAGCTTGTTCGATTTATGA
- the secD gene encoding protein translocase subunit SecD, producing the protein MRKRSVIGIIVTFVLIALLCVFVVNGFSAGVYDVKPLSGIQQGLDLTGGVYVVYQADDTSIDNFDQKMDGAMLVLRQRLDAKGYTEATITKQGSDKIRVEIPINESSEVKDPDEVSKFIGTPAKLAFVDPDGNTILEGEQIEQAHVTQDSNKQYAVSFKLNDEGAQAFSEATKEFVGQVISITIDGETISSPKVNEQIPNGEGIITGGTGKGFSYEEAENLALQIESGALPLDLKEIEVRSMSATLGVGALQNSIMAGLIGLAILFIFMLIVYRLPGLVACMALTVYVCFVLLLLGSVPGVQLTLPGIAGIVLGIGMAVDANVIIFERFKEEFRTGKTLRTSVDAGFKKAFVTILDSNVTTLICAIVLAIFGAGTLKSFAYTLIISIIVSMISALLITRGILKMFVNLNIKNPNVFMAKAKELRAAAKAKKEGGVA; encoded by the coding sequence ATGAGGAAGCGAAGCGTAATTGGCATTATTGTCACTTTTGTTTTAATTGCTTTGCTGTGTGTTTTTGTTGTAAACGGCTTTTCTGCCGGGGTTTATGATGTTAAGCCTTTAAGCGGAATCCAGCAGGGGCTCGACCTGACGGGCGGCGTATATGTCGTTTACCAGGCGGATGACACATCGATAGACAATTTTGACCAGAAAATGGACGGAGCCATGCTAGTCCTGCGGCAACGCCTCGACGCCAAGGGATATACGGAGGCAACCATCACCAAACAGGGGTCTGATAAAATCAGGGTAGAGATACCGATCAACGAGAGCAGCGAGGTCAAGGATCCCGATGAGGTGTCGAAGTTTATCGGGACGCCGGCCAAGCTTGCGTTTGTCGACCCGGATGGAAATACGATCCTGGAAGGCGAACAGATCGAACAGGCGCATGTGACGCAGGACAGCAATAAACAATATGCGGTATCGTTCAAATTGAACGATGAAGGTGCGCAGGCTTTTTCGGAAGCCACCAAAGAGTTTGTGGGCCAGGTTATTTCCATCACCATCGACGGAGAAACCATTTCTTCCCCAAAAGTCAACGAACAGATCCCCAATGGAGAGGGTATCATCACCGGCGGGACAGGGAAAGGTTTCAGCTATGAAGAAGCGGAAAACCTTGCATTGCAGATCGAGAGCGGTGCGCTCCCTCTGGATTTAAAGGAGATAGAAGTGCGCTCGATGAGCGCGACGCTCGGCGTCGGCGCGCTGCAGAACAGTATTATGGCAGGCTTGATCGGCCTTGCGATATTGTTCATATTCATGCTCATCGTTTACCGGCTGCCGGGGCTCGTTGCCTGCATGGCGCTTACGGTATATGTATGCTTCGTCCTGTTATTGCTGGGAAGCGTCCCGGGGGTACAGCTCACCTTGCCGGGTATAGCCGGTATCGTTTTAGGTATCGGTATGGCCGTGGATGCGAACGTTATCATATTCGAGAGGTTTAAAGAGGAGTTCCGTACGGGAAAAACATTGCGGACTTCTGTGGACGCAGGGTTCAAAAAGGCGTTTGTCACGATCCTGGATTCCAACGTTACGACGCTGATCTGTGCGATCGTACTGGCGATCTTCGGCGCGGGGACGCTGAAAAGCTTTGCGTATACGCTGATCATCAGTATCATCGTATCCATGATCTCTGCGCTGCTGATCACGAGGGGCATCCTGAAAATGTTTGTGAACCTGAACATCAAGAACCCGAATGTATTTATGGCTAAGGCGAAGGAATTGCGCGCCGCGGCCAAGGCCAAAAAGGAAGGGGGCGTGGCATAA
- the secF gene encoding protein translocase subunit SecF, translating into MFTKNFKWFVILPIVIIILGVIFGAVNGGLNLGIDFTGGNITTIEFGGDFDTGVVKKALDDNGMGDSPIVQTGENYTQAQIRMRLLPDEEQQADVNSAIIAEIQETYPDATIASVDRVGGVTSSELVRNAFLAVAVACVLMLIYIWIRFELFNGISAVITLVHDVAIMIAIVSIMRIQINSAFIAACLTIIGYAINNTIVVFDRVRDNLKIMGLRQHTRSEIANKSIKETLTRTVNTSVTTLIMILALYIFGVEAIKEFAFPIIVGLLAGVYSSVLISAPLWALMADKFDKKKKTQSKAGSNKKAQQKAKKKAVKA; encoded by the coding sequence ATGTTTACGAAAAACTTTAAATGGTTTGTGATCTTGCCAATTGTAATCATTATTCTGGGCGTGATCTTTGGCGCTGTCAACGGCGGCCTCAACCTGGGTATCGATTTTACGGGCGGTAATATCACAACGATTGAGTTTGGCGGCGATTTTGATACGGGCGTTGTGAAAAAAGCGCTGGATGACAATGGTATGGGGGATTCTCCCATCGTCCAGACGGGGGAAAACTATACGCAGGCACAGATCCGTATGCGCTTATTGCCGGATGAGGAGCAGCAGGCGGATGTGAACTCGGCGATCATTGCGGAGATCCAAGAGACCTATCCGGATGCTACGATCGCCTCTGTTGACCGCGTGGGCGGAGTGACCAGCAGCGAGCTTGTCAGGAACGCGTTCCTGGCGGTTGCGGTGGCGTGTGTGTTGATGCTTATATACATCTGGATCCGCTTTGAGCTGTTTAACGGGATCAGCGCGGTCATTACGCTGGTGCACGATGTTGCGATCATGATCGCGATCGTCAGTATCATGCGGATACAAATCAACAGTGCGTTTATCGCGGCCTGCCTTACGATCATCGGTTACGCGATCAATAATACGATCGTTGTCTTTGACCGGGTACGCGATAACCTGAAGATCATGGGCTTAAGGCAGCATACGCGCAGCGAAATTGCGAACAAGAGTATCAAGGAAACACTGACAAGGACGGTCAACACGTCGGTGACGACGCTGATCATGATCTTAGCCCTTTATATCTTCGGCGTCGAGGCAATCAAGGAATTCGCTTTCCCGATCATTGTCGGCCTGCTGGCGGGCGTATATTCGTCCGTGCTGATTTCGGCACCGCTTTGGGCGCTGATGGCGGATAAATTCGACAAGAAGAAGAAAACGCAAAGCAAGGCGGGAAGCAATAAGAAAGCACAGCAAAAGGCGAAGAAGAAAGCGGTAAAAGCATAA
- the recJ gene encoding single-stranded-DNA-specific exonuclease RecJ codes for MKARVYEMRYVLKQKPQISNDEAAIGKMSSALKISPLTARLLCARGITSVEAARLFLNPGVSQLNDPYLFRDMHDVVSMVRHTIAVKGKICVYGDYDADGTSACAILYQVLKKLQAKVECFLPDRMEHGYGLSSDSIEKLQGTDLLITVDCGITNVAEIARAKELGMKTIVTDHHECPPVLPKADFIINPKCPGETYPYHDLCGAGVAFKIAQALLGKDALAYIDLAALATIADIVPLQGENRAIAALGLQKINSDPNPGIAALIAQACPKRNEIDAQTVSFVLAPRINAAGRISTARIAFELLSDTNESKLEQLAKKLCELNTDRQKRQEKVVNEAMEMVGDPDDRKIILLYKEDWDIGIVGLAASKVTEAFMRPTVLLGGTETDGIFTGSARSIDGVNIYEALQSQAQFYEKFGGHAGAAGLTIRQEHLEQLTSRLDSYMNEHYTEEIFRPVKYYDMEIGTGDINNRLIGEFDRLRPFGHKNEQIEVLVRKVQVRDIRPIGEDRHAKFRIGEGGHAVNGVVFGMQAADVPSQADIVGVLNVNTFDNKPQMIVNTFSFDETLKRQYQKAESYIERCGQPSALEKETYFCGRETLLKIYVILKGVSDQKISFLDEGAMAAFLEKYVDGIDVEKIAFATLVLRQIGLLEIKKSDRIHIMIKNGKRDLMESAVYQKFS; via the coding sequence TTGAAAGCAAGGGTTTATGAAATGAGATATGTCTTAAAACAAAAACCGCAGATCAGCAATGATGAGGCCGCGATTGGCAAAATGAGCAGCGCGCTGAAGATTTCTCCGTTGACGGCCCGTCTTTTGTGTGCCCGCGGCATTACCAGCGTAGAGGCGGCACGCTTGTTTTTGAATCCCGGCGTTTCCCAGCTTAACGACCCTTATTTGTTCCGTGATATGCACGACGTTGTGAGTATGGTAAGGCATACGATCGCCGTGAAAGGGAAGATATGCGTTTATGGGGACTATGACGCGGATGGGACTTCCGCCTGCGCTATTTTGTACCAGGTACTGAAAAAGTTGCAGGCAAAGGTGGAATGTTTTTTGCCCGACAGGATGGAGCATGGCTATGGGCTCTCTTCGGACAGCATAGAAAAGCTTCAGGGGACGGACTTGCTCATCACCGTGGATTGCGGGATCACCAATGTGGCGGAGATCGCGCGTGCAAAAGAGCTGGGCATGAAAACGATCGTGACAGACCACCACGAATGTCCGCCGGTTTTGCCGAAGGCGGATTTTATCATTAACCCCAAATGCCCGGGGGAGACATATCCTTACCATGACCTGTGCGGCGCAGGCGTAGCGTTCAAGATCGCGCAGGCGCTGCTGGGAAAAGATGCGCTTGCTTATATCGACCTGGCAGCCCTCGCGACCATTGCGGATATTGTCCCGCTGCAGGGGGAAAACCGCGCGATCGCGGCATTGGGCCTCCAGAAGATCAATAGCGACCCCAACCCGGGGATTGCTGCGCTGATCGCGCAGGCCTGCCCAAAAAGGAATGAGATCGACGCACAGACAGTCTCGTTCGTTTTAGCGCCGCGCATCAATGCCGCAGGCAGGATATCCACGGCGAGGATCGCCTTCGAGCTTTTGAGCGACACCAACGAAAGCAAATTGGAGCAGCTTGCAAAAAAGCTGTGCGAGCTCAATACGGATCGCCAAAAGCGACAGGAAAAGGTCGTAAACGAGGCCATGGAGATGGTGGGTGATCCTGATGACAGGAAGATCATTTTACTCTACAAGGAGGACTGGGATATTGGGATCGTAGGGCTTGCGGCTTCCAAGGTTACGGAAGCTTTCATGCGGCCCACCGTGCTATTGGGCGGCACGGAAACGGATGGTATATTTACAGGCTCGGCGCGCAGTATTGACGGCGTCAATATTTATGAAGCGCTGCAGTCGCAGGCCCAGTTTTATGAGAAGTTCGGCGGCCATGCCGGCGCCGCAGGACTAACGATCAGGCAGGAGCATCTGGAGCAGCTCACAAGCCGCCTGGACTCTTATATGAACGAACATTATACGGAAGAAATTTTCCGTCCGGTCAAATATTACGATATGGAGATCGGGACGGGTGATATCAACAACCGGTTGATCGGCGAATTTGACCGTTTGAGGCCGTTCGGGCATAAAAATGAACAGATAGAAGTGTTGGTCAGAAAGGTGCAGGTCAGGGATATACGGCCGATCGGCGAAGACAGGCACGCGAAATTCCGCATCGGGGAAGGCGGACACGCCGTGAATGGCGTAGTGTTTGGCATGCAGGCGGCAGACGTGCCTTCACAAGCGGACATTGTGGGCGTACTCAATGTCAATACGTTTGACAATAAGCCGCAGATGATCGTGAACACTTTTTCGTTTGACGAGACATTAAAGCGGCAATACCAGAAAGCCGAAAGTTACATTGAGAGATGTGGGCAGCCGTCCGCATTGGAAAAGGAAACCTATTTTTGTGGGCGGGAAACGCTGCTCAAGATATATGTGATCCTGAAAGGCGTCAGCGACCAGAAGATATCGTTTTTAGACGAGGGGGCAATGGCGGCTTTCCTTGAAAAGTATGTGGATGGCATAGATGTGGAAAAAATTGCTTTTGCGACGCTGGTACTGCGCCAAATTGGATTGCTAGAAATAAAAAAAAGTGATAGAATACACATTATGATAAAAAATGGAAAACGCGACCTTATGGAAAGCGCTGTTTACCAGAAATTTTCTTGA